The following proteins come from a genomic window of Solwaraspora sp. WMMA2065:
- a CDS encoding response regulator transcription factor gives MTTSPTPTTRTKVLLVDDHDLIRKGLRHAFERDRQFEVVGEAATAAEGVRQAGALQPDVVIMDLRLPDGSGLEATRALRKSSSTMGIVVLTMYAGDDQLFGALEAGASAFVPKTAPADEVVAAARHAASSPSAFTAADLAEAMKRRLAPSGPQLSPREGQVLRLLADGMSVAGIAKQLFVSESTAKTHISKLYEKLGAANRAQALMTALRLGLLEAPDAPKF, from the coding sequence ATGACCACCAGCCCCACACCGACCACCCGGACCAAGGTCCTGCTTGTCGATGATCACGACCTCATCCGGAAGGGCCTGCGGCACGCTTTCGAGCGCGACCGCCAGTTCGAGGTCGTCGGTGAGGCCGCGACGGCGGCCGAGGGTGTACGCCAGGCGGGCGCCCTGCAACCAGATGTTGTGATCATGGACCTGCGGCTGCCGGACGGCAGCGGCCTTGAAGCGACCCGGGCGCTGCGAAAGTCCAGCTCCACGATGGGCATCGTGGTGTTGACCATGTACGCTGGCGACGACCAGCTGTTCGGCGCCCTCGAGGCCGGGGCCAGCGCGTTCGTGCCGAAGACCGCACCGGCGGACGAGGTGGTCGCGGCGGCCCGGCACGCGGCCTCGTCGCCGAGCGCGTTCACCGCAGCTGACCTGGCCGAGGCGATGAAACGCCGGCTCGCGCCGTCCGGGCCGCAACTGTCCCCCCGGGAGGGCCAGGTGCTGCGCCTGCTCGCCGATGGGATGAGCGTGGCCGGGATCGCCAAGCAGTTGTTCGTCAGCGAGTCGACGGCGAAGACGCATATTTCCAAGTTGTACGAGAAGCTCGGCGCGGCGAACCGGGCCCAGGCGCTGATGACGGCGCTGCGGCTCGGTCTGTTGGAGGCGCCGGACGCTCCGAAGTTCTGA